Proteins encoded by one window of Plectropomus leopardus isolate mb unplaced genomic scaffold, YSFRI_Pleo_2.0 unplaced_scaffold9514, whole genome shotgun sequence:
- the LOC121940843 gene encoding fas-activated serine/threonine kinase-like, giving the protein MALIAKYIARHRLRETRLLDTIADFLVKKAEYLDSKVIQKLVFPFSRMSYRPSNEQQFFSRLEEVVELKALSSPLATVNILMSLFQLGHFPGLVLHRVFSSAFISNVTSQYPSKTSTTSTTSSTSTTSTTSTTEHNQCISGPLNRTSTTYTTSTSQYISVHLSITSISQYISVHLSITSTSQYISV; this is encoded by the exons CGCCATCGGCTGAGGGAGACGAGGCTGCTGGACACCATCGCGGACTTCCTGGTGAAGAAGGCGGAGTACCTGGACAGTAAG gTGATCCAGAAGCTGGTGTTCCCGTTCAGCAGGATGAGCTACCGTCCGTCCAACGAGCAGCAGTTCTTCTCCAGGCTGGAGGAAGTGGTGGAGCTGAAGGCGCTCAGCTCACCGCTCGCCACCGTCAACATCCTCATGTCCCTCTTCCAGCTGGGACACTTCCCCGGCCTGGTGCTGCACCGCGTCTTCTCCTCCGCCTTCATCAGCAACGTCACCAGTCAGTACCCAAGCAAAACCAGTACAACCAGTACAACCAGTTCAACTAGTACAACCAGTACAACCAGTACAACTGAACACAACCAGTGCATCTCAGGACCTCTCAACAGAACCAGTACAACCTATACAACCAGTACATCCCAATACATCTCAGTACATCTCAGTATAACCAGTATATCTCAGTACATCTCAGTACATCTGAGTATAACCAGTACATCCCAGTACATCTCAGTATAA